The following DNA comes from Excalfactoria chinensis isolate bCotChi1 chromosome 5, bCotChi1.hap2, whole genome shotgun sequence.
ATTCTTGGTGGTCTGCTTCTGTCTaccagaacagaaaaacaatcccttagaaagagaaggaatttCCCTACACATTGGCTGGTATTTGTCAATGAGAGATGAGGGAATAgagattcttttcttctttgattcCAACCTGCAGCCAGTCACTTCAGCTTTGCCCTGTAACCCTAAAAACGATTAGTATAGCTCTGTTGTGAGGCTCTCCCACCACTGGCTGCATCCCACCTTCTCTAGAACAGACCCCTCAAgcatcttccctttcctccagGCCTTCTCCATGGAAAGCACAACCTGTCCATGCCCAGCTACAAGCTGTCCCGATGTCTGTGGCACATGAGCAATGCCTTCCTCCTCACCCTGCTCAGGGCAGCCCTCACCTCTTTGTTCCTCAGGCTGTAGACTATGGGGTTGAGCATGGGGGTGACGGCAGTGTAGAAGATGGAAGCCACTTTGTCCAGCTTAACTGACCTCCTGGCTGCAGGCCGCATGTACATGAAGGCAACTGCCCCGTAGAATAGGAGAGTGACCGAGAGGTGGGAGGTGCAGGTGGAGAAAGCCTTACGCCTGGCCCTGGGGGAGCGGGTCTGCAGCACGGAAGCCAGGATGCAGCCATAGGATAGCAGGGTGGCCATGCTGGTGGTGCCCACTATGCAGCTGACAAAGACAAGCATCAAGACATCATTGATGCTGGTGTCAGAGCATGAGAGAGCAAAGAGCAGTGCCCCGTCACAGTAAAAGTGGTCCAGGCGGCGGGAGGCACAGAAGGAGAGGTGAAGCATGACTACTGTATGCACGGTGGAGTTGAAGGCTCCTGCAGCATAGCAGCTGGCAACCAGGCGCAGGCACAATCCCTGGGTCATCACCAGTGTGTACCTGAGTGGGTTGCAGATGGCCATGTAACGGTCATATGCCATGGCGGCTAGGAGGAAGGCTTCTGATGTGCCAAACATGACATAGAAGTAAAACTGAGTGAGACATCCCCTGTAGGAAATGGTTCTGCTCCCTGTCAGGAGGCTGAGGAGGAACTTTGGGGTGATGCTGGAGGAGAAGCTGATGTCCAGGAAGGACAGGTGGCTTAGGAAGAAatacatgggggtgtgcagcCTGGGTTCGCAGTTGATTAAGAGGATCATCCCCACATTTCCCATTAGGTTGATGAGGTACATGATGAGGAACACCACAAGGAGCACTTTCTGCAGCTCAGGGCGATCACCGAACCCCGCAAGAGTGAACTCTGTCACCACGGAGTGGTTTGTCCATACCATGGTCAGTGGAGGTAACAAGGGCTGGAAATGCTGGAAATACTGGAAACTGGTGTGGCTGTAGTGGAGGTCCCTCTTGCATGTGGGAAACCTGCATTGGCTGATGTCTTTCCTGAGTAACAAATAAGGACATCTGCATTATTCTTAGGAGAATGGTTGTAGAGTTGCCCCTACACAGATTGGATATCACATGCAAATAGAAAGGAAgtcttcttttctgctcttccctgctgcccCATCCAGCCAATCAACTCTCAGTCCGGCCAAAATTTGGACACGACCCTGAGCTTTCAGCATTTGCAAAGAATCTACCTGTACAAAATCAGCACCACTGGAAATAAATACTAGGATGGAAGTTCCACTTCTgccatttctgtgctttcatgGAAGCCCCTtactatgaaaaatgaaatgtttcctagAAGCTAGCTGGAAAGCCCACAGGATGcacaaaacaaaagggaaatcCTTATCTTCTAATAATATGTCATCACCCACCTCTTGTCACGCTGTTCAGGACTTCTCTGACCTCCCTGATAAATGCAGTCACTCCTGTGTCTATATCTGGGCTCCAGCAACGGAGCATCTCTGTGCTTGCTCTCAGGGCACCCAAAGCCTTGCTGGTGGAGCTCCAGGTTTTAATCTCCTCCTGTGGATGTGTGCAATGGCCCCTCTTACTGGGGCTGACATCACCTTTCTCAGCTCCTCGGAGAGGAAAATCCTCCAGGGCATTAGAGatctttccatctttctctttGTACATTCAAGATACTTGGCAGTGCCTGGCtgatgcagctgctgctgctggaggcaaaGCTTTGAGTGGGAAGCAGCTCAATGATAAGTCAGACCTCTATCCTTTGGGTTCTCCTCAGGTTTCAGAAGACATCTGGAATGTTGAGAAACGAAGtgcaatgaaacaaaagcaggaggTAACAAGCAGCACATTGAGGCGGCACTTTCCCTCCTAACTCCTCTACCATTACAGCTGGTTTTGCTCTTCGTTGTCCAAGATGGCAACTCAAATGGGCAGGTGGGAATACCTGAACCTCTACAATGGGCAATGCCAGGCCATGGCAACTATGGGGGACTTCCCTGACTCCAGAGTGGGCTGTAGAGAAGCTTGTCAGAGGACATGAGGGCTGTGGTGAGCATACAGCTGAAGATGAGCCATCACAGTGTCCTTATGGCAAAGATGGCCACTAGGGCCAGTGGGTTGAAGGACTCTCCACACCACATCTGCAGCCTTGGTCATAAGGAAAGCTGCTTCAAGAGGGTTGATGGGGAGAGATGGAATCTTCCTCAAGAAACAATCATACAATTATGTTTTAAAGTGGAGAGAACTGATGGTCTGGTGGAGAATTGTAGAAAAGAGgatgaaagaagggaagaaatactGATATCCGTTTCTCGGCCAGAAGGATTTCATTCGAATACATGTGGATTTCCCTAGAATAGAATAGAGTGGGATAGAACTAATTGGAATGAAATGGGGTGAAATGTGctgggatggaatggaatggaTGGAATGAAACAGAATGGAATGTAGTGGAATGGGATGAATGGAGTAAGAGAAATAGAATGGAATagaacagagcagcacagaatggAACAGAATGGAAAGGAATGGAATTGAACTGAATAGAATGAATGGAGTAGAAAGCAGCGGAATGGATAGAATGGAGTTGagtgaaaacaaatggaatggaatggaatggaatggaatggaatggaatggaatggaatggaatggaatggaatggaattgGCATGGCATGGAATGGAATGAAGTGGAGTGGAATCAAATGGAATTGAcatagcatggcatggcatggaatGGAATTGGCAAAGC
Coding sequences within:
- the LOC140253334 gene encoding olfactory receptor 5J3-like, which gives rise to MVWTNHSVVTEFTLAGFGDRPELQKVLLVVFLIMYLINLMGNVGMILLINCEPRLHTPMYFFLSHLSFLDISFSSSITPKFLLSLLTGSRTISYRGCLTQFYFYVMFGTSEAFLLAAMAYDRYMAICNPLRYTLVMTQGLCLRLVASCYAAGAFNSTVHTVVMLHLSFCASRRLDHFYCDGALLFALSCSDTSINDVLMLVFVSCIVGTTSMATLLSYGCILASVLQTRSPRARRKAFSTCTSHLSVTLLFYGAVAFMYMRPAARRSVKLDKVASIFYTAVTPMLNPIVYSLRNKEVRAALSRVRRKALLMCHRHRDSL